A segment of the Denticeps clupeoides chromosome 2, fDenClu1.1, whole genome shotgun sequence genome:
GGCACGTTCACACTGTGGACCGGCTCATTTTCTGTCTCAGTAACCACGTTAATCAGCGGAGTGGAGCCAAATTGATGGCCTGATGACTATAGGGTTGCTAATGCAACCGCTTCCTGAATGGATTTTTTTAGgatgttaagaaaaaaaatttgttcAAATATATGTTGTATTCCCCAAATATGTTTTAGCGTGTCTCTGCCACGTTGCTATTCACAAAGTCAAGCTATAAAGTCAATGGGAAATATCATGTGACCATAAAATCagcgtgtctgtgtttttatgtgtctgtgtgtgtgtgtggtagagagagagatctgTTTGGGTGTATAGGGTTGAAAGGTCAGTCTTGGCTCCTGTCACACTCCCCGTCTTTGGCGGTGTTTCAGACAGTGGGAATCTCACAGGTTGATGCCTTTTCCAGGCCATCCACCTCCCAGACAAAGGTCTATTGTGTGTCCTGCTCGCCATTCCTTGTGGGCATTCTGATCCTCTGTGATGTTTTACGTGTACATGCACGAAACACCCACGGTCTTCATTCAGATTCACTCGGTCTAAATgcagtgcttttattttctcCGAGGACGCGATTCAAAACTCTGGACTCTGAGAGCCCCATTCCAGGATTTGTTTTAGGCTTTGAGGGACCCCCCCCACCCAGTTGGGTCCAGGATAATCATTCTCCTTTGTCCTCTTGCTATGATGCCCATGACAGAGAACAGCAGCTTGTTAAACCAGATTCTAACCATGATATAGTCATACAGATGGAATAGAATTTTAGTATAGTATAGATGTTATACTGTTTTTCATTACTTCATATTAACCATTCCGTAGTGACGGCTCAGTACTCACCAGTGCGCTGGAGGCTGTGACAGAGCAGAGAAAAAAGATGACCACTTTCTCCAAAAACAACATGTTTTGTGCCCTCTTGACCCTTGACTTTGGTTCCCTGCACATTAAACCAGTTTCCCTCTGTTTGTCcgtttattcctttttttttcagtattccCTCACAGATCCCTCATGGAGGCGACAGGGGACAAGAGTCCCAGAGCCACGCACTGTCCCTCCGTGGGACAGAcatctcagttttttttctcttcgtgCAAGTCAGAATCCGTGTGGTCATTCTTCCTTCAAATCCGTAGAGAGACCCCTTCCCTTCAGAGGGGTAGAGGAGTCCTGCAGTTTCTGACGCTTACTTCTTCATCCCAACCTCTCCTCTACAGTGGGAAGGACAAAAGGGCATCAACTGTTTAAAgactctctccccctctctccctctctccatctctttctctctctctcccgctcccctttctttctcagctgaaAGAGGTGTGCAGATCCTGATGAGCATCCACTATTGACTGTTAACGATGGACAGCCCTTATCTGGGCTTGGTTAACCCTTGAGCTGCTGGCAGGGAATTTGTATTGCTGCAGTAAGCGTCTGAAATAACGAGGCACTGtgatcatttttaatgcacaatGTATTCATCATCATGCATCATCTTATGGTATTAAAGTATATATGGAAGGGTACCTAAAACACAGCAGATGCACATGTGCTGAATtatcacacataaacacatttatttttctacgTTCATAAATCATTGCTGTTTAATTTTATATACATTACGTCTGACGTTGTTGACACATTAAGGTTGAGTCGCCCCCTTGTGGCGATTTGGGATTACAACGGACAGGTATAGAAACTTTATTTTGAAGCTTTTAAGCAGAGATTCCACTATCCCGATACTCTGGCGTGGTCTGTCGAatttagaaaatgaaaaaaaaattctataaagAATGTGCGCTTACTGTTTGTGTTTCTTGGGACCACcgagttaagaaaaaaaaaagcccgtccgagacagaacatttattttgaagCTTTAGTTCGTGCTTTTGGTTTTCCGGTTGAGCGCCGGCGGAAATGTGCGGGTAAAGGATATTCTCTGGCTGGATTCATTCTGTCTGCTTGAATGTGTTATTTTGCGCGTCGCATATAGCGATTCGGTTCATTAACGCATGCACGTACAGGCCACGGCGTGTCGAAGAACGCAATTCCGCTCGCTGCTAGAGAGCGCTTAACCCGCCGGGACTCTTAATTTGAAGCATGAGGGCGAGGGACCTTGTCTGGCATGTGGGCGAGGGACCGCTGGGCGAGGGACCTTGTCTCTAAGACAGCAAGTCTTATGGTTAAATAGAATGGCCGCTGCATGTCGGCTCTTTGCTTGCATGCGCAACGAGAGGCTCTCGCTCTTATGTTAATGATCGGGCTTaacaaaactgtttaaaatgtcgCTAATGTTGTGAAACCGCCATGGCGTCATTGACGTTTCATGGTTCGTATAGGTtcttatgtttgttttttttgttgattgaTTTGTTAAGTTGCTGAAGGATGATGGCGTGTTTAGGGCGGGTCCTGGTTCCGAGCCTGCGTACCGCCCTGTCGCCGCGGGTCGCGCAGCGCAGTGTCCACCTGTGTCCGGCGCTGTGCGCGGGTCACAACAAGTGGTCCAAAGTCAAGGACATCAAGATCCCCAAGGATGCAGCGCGGGCGCGAGTGATTGCGAAGTTGACCATGATGATCAGGATCGCGGTTAAAGGCGAGAAGGCAGACGCAAGAAGATGAAATGATGACTGAACGTCATATTTCTTAGCTTTAGTTCgtatgtagtttttttattttattttatttggtttaaTTCTCTTCTTCTAGAAGGAGGACCAAACCCGGACTTTAACCTGAACCTGGCCCACCTTATTGAGCAGTGTAGGAGTAAAAGTTTTCCAAAGGCCACAATAGAAGCTGCCATCAAAGGAGCAGTAAGTTCCCAAAACCTTTTGTCCCACTGGAAACGTTGGGGCGAATGAGTGACAGCGTTCTCCGTCCCCCGTCTCCAATAGGAGAAATCGAAGGCTGCTGCTCAGTTTGTGTATGAGGGCCGAGGTCCTGGTGGCTTCGTGATGCTGATTGAAGTTCTGACGGACAACAACACGCGCTCCCACCAGGAGATCAAGCGCATTCTCTCCAAGCACAGGTCTGGAGCAGCTTCCTCTTACTTCTGCTCTCGGCTTTCTGGTGAATATGTGTGATATTTACAtacctgtgtgtctgtgttctctcTTTCTGCATTTCTACATAGTGCAATGCTGTGCGACGGGGCACGGCACAGCTTCAGTCGGAAGGGAGTTGTCGTGGCAACGAAAGATGGGATATCTTTGGAGCAAGCGCTGGAGATGGCCATTGAGGCAGGAGCCGAGGACGTGCAGGAGagcgaggatgaggaggagcgagCCACACTGCAGGTATTCTGTTTGTCACATTTATCAGGGTCCTAGTTTATAGTTTCAGATAACACAAAATACACTgaatataatttaaattaaaatattacatttaatgtcATGCTCTTTTGTTCTTATCTAATCTAACAGGCCCAGTTAGTATTACTTCCACTTAATTTTCTTTCAGTGCTCAGCAGTTACTGCTTCTTTAGCCAGAGCATTGgggttatttacattttcagcacttatccagagtgatcagtagttacagggacagtccccccctggagacactcagggttaagtgtcttgctcagggacacaatgatagtaagtggagtttgaacctgggactctatggtcttctgaaagtgaagtgagcagGTGAGCTACGAAAGTGTGAGGGGACGTTACCTTGCTCAAGATTCTTATTGGTctcatgcatagttatagcagtacaacacgctgtgaaatgcatcctgggccgctctgttttgactgtgcatagttaagtaATAGttatagaattaaataaaatagaataaagacATCATGGTCTGTATTCTGCTAACGTGCATTGTGCATAGATTGTGCAATGATCAGTGTAACAGTAATAGACTGCATTAAACATTCATATGGTCGGGTTGGGAGGTGAGAGGTGTGGTGGTATGTCCTCGTTCAGCATCCTTATGGGATGACTCTCTCAGTCCTGGCCATGATGCTTGCCCGATTGTAGGTGCTGGAACAGGCTGATGTTGGGGTGTGCTTTGTCCTTAAGAACTTTGATGGCCCGGGTCCTGCATAACTTGGTGTAAATGGCCTGCAGAGGTGGAAAAGGTGACCTGCATGTAGTCCCCaatctgctgtctgtctctccccacCTGCAGTTCATATGCGACATGTCTGACATCCGCGGGGTACGAGCCATACTGGACAAGCTCGGCGTGTCCACCGTGTCGGCAGGGCCGGAGTTTGTTTCCAACACCAGGGCTCCTTTACACGAGGACCAGCTGAAGGCAGCATCCAACCTTCTGGAGGCCTTAAACGACTGCCAGGACGTGGTACGGGTCTGGGACAACATTGAGGCCACTTCCTGAGGCCCGAAGAGGAAAGGATGATCGGATGTACGGACAGACTGACAGACTTGCCTGACATGCTGCGACTCTCTCAATCACCACACACAGAGGATCAGAAAATAGCCGTCCTGCGTGGCACAGGCTTTTGAACAAATTGGTGTCACCAACTGCATGAGATCCCACATACTAGAAATGAAGTCGATTGCACATCGTTTTACCACATTATGGTGTTTTGGTCCAAACCATGCAGATGAGTgagtgtaatttatttaaaaataattaaagcaaaaaaaaaaaaaagcctcttgTGAAATGTGCAGCTTAATGGTcaacaaatgtgttttattaaccAACTATCACTTACCCTGAATGGGACCCTTACTGCCTCGTACCAGGGCACTGAAGAGGACACAAATAGGACACAGGTTGAACTctccacacacattttcatacaGATTATTTGaatcaacaaaaacaaaaattactTTTCCGCTATGATATTTTCATAGctttatttattctgtatactgtatacacactAAACATTTACACTAAATATTCTGTATGGATGTCACTCCATATATAGCATGTTTCCATTAGCAGAGAATGCATTCTCCAAACCTTCTACTGAAGCATTACAATCAATGATGCATCGACAACTGCAACACAATGCACAGGAAAAATAGAATGTAGCTATAGAATGATGTGGTTGCAGTTTGCAGGGAAAACAAATCTAATCTTAGATTAAACTTTTCAGGTTTGTAATTGTGAATGAATCAATACttatattagtatatatatatagaacaTTATGACCACATTTTGCATCCTTTAGCTGAGCACAGAGCTTCAGCACTGCAGACATTTCCAATTGATTGTTGTGCTGTCTACTCTGCAGCTGAAACCTAGCTCCGATTAGCCAGTAAAACTGGGATTTTACACATATTAATAAATGGTGTGGAAGAACTGTTCCATGAAGACCCCACCTATGGAGAACCACGGAGAGGAGCAACCTTCTTACCTGGGCTCTGTAGCTTTTAGTTGATTTAGTCTGGCTGCCAATGCCTTATGAGCCTATGTTATGCATATTGTTCATTCGTATTACTTTATACAGTTGTACATACAACTTGCTTCATTGCACTGAAGGAACATGCCTACAGTCACAAAAAAGTAACACCCATAAAGATGAGTCCTGAGGACAAGGTGCTGGTGAAGGTTGCTGTGGACAGCTGACAGTTTTGGGTCAGTGCAGGGATGTCCACTTTCTCTCTTCATACAAATGTGATGAATCCACATGAAATCAATATGGGGCCACATTAACGGCCCCATGTGGCTGCTGAATTGATTGGTTAGGCATCAAGCAGCAACAGATCAAAACTTCCCTCGTGTGAGTAGAGCACAGCAAATGTTTGAGGCTGTGGCAGACCGGCGAGAGAAGTGGAACGGCTCCTGAAGAGAAATGCGACGCTCTGGTGCGGCGCATGATTGATCTTTTCAGAGAAACGGTGACGCTCCCAAAATGTCATGGATCAAAAGGCGATGACCCTGTCGCCAAACACGACAACACACTAAACACAGAGACAACTGGGGACCACAACATCCATCCAAAACTACTTCTGTCCTAGAGGAACTTTGTCTGGAGTCGACCAGAGCACCAGGAGAACTGACGAGTCTGAACTGTGCCAGGACGGACCTTTCAAGTTGCTGTTCTTCAGAGTTCAAAcaaggagaccatccaccacacCACCACCCTCAGTGAGATGAGGTCAGAGTGGGCTGGTCCAGAAGAGGATGAGTGTGGAATCGGTGGTGAGTGTCCATCTCTCTTcatcttcttgttttttttttttgtcttttctgctCCTCCCTTCCATTCTGTACGCTCCTCCATCCCTCCGTTTACGAATGTCCAAACCCCAAAACACAGATCCGAAACCGGACACCCAGGCCTCGTTGCTGTACTCAGGCCTGATGAAGAGGGGAGGAGTCCCTCGCTGTTTCTCACTCCTCCCGCGAAGGCTGAGGCGCACCTTGCGGCCCTGGCACCCCGCCACCCAGCCCGGCATCGAGCTGGTCAGCCCCACCAAGGTGAAGGAGCGCACACACAGCGTCACCGAAAAAGTCACGCAGGTAACCAGCGAACAATGTTCTAGCCAAACTCGGCTGACTGAGATGTCTGTCCCGAATCAGCCAGTGTAGAAGGTCCGGCGGGTGGAGGGGAGATCACTGGTGCCCACCGCTAGCGTCGGCACGTGGGTGGAAATGTGTCCGAGTCGTTAGTGGAAAGATCGTTGGAGAACTGGCCTCGCGCCACGGCTGAATCCATAACCCTCCACAGCGCCGGCACTGGCCCCGGTACCGGGACGCGCAAGGGCTGTGGTCATCCTAACTTGAGTGTTGATTTTAGATCCAATCAGGGGAGAGCAGCGGAAACCGGTCAGCCGCTATCGAGTGTGACCTGTGACCCTGAACCGATGACCCTTTCTATTCTTCTGGTCCCCTTTTCTCTTCTGTCTGGCTTCCTCCCAGCGGGAACGGTCTGACCTTGGTGATCAGGAATACATTGTCATTTCCCAGTACATCAATACGCAACTCTTACCAGCCCTACCCCccgaacccacacacacacacacacacacacacggtccacTTCACAAACTCATCTGCcactcatctgtgtgtgtgtgtgtgagggacagACCATGCTTCACTGGAATCAGTACAGTGCGGAAACCCATCCAACTGAAACCTTCACCAACAGCAGAATTATCTACTGCGGAGCCAGGTGGGCGCAGGCATCAGACACGTTCTCAGAGGCAAGAGCCATGAGGTTCTGTAGTGCTAGACGGTACCGGGTTTATGACGCTCAAGAACCGTCTGCTGATGGACATCCATGCTCACAGAGAACAAGGTTGGGCTGTAGGTGCCTGGAATTTTGGCCATCGGGGATAAGTGTAATCTGACGTGAACGGACCCAGAACCCGAGCCTTCGAGATGCTGGTCAGTAGATGTTCTAGTGGGAATTGTTCATGGGTAGGGGAAAACTGTTAGGTTTTTGGTAAATGTTTCTGGTGAGGTTTGTAGACAAGTGTCGTTGGGGTCAACTGATTTGATGcgattttaattcaaattgaaTACGCTACAGTGCATGACATGACAACATAAAAACCAGAGTTAACAACATACCTGAGAGATAAACCTCCTCAAGCAACCATTCACCAGATATCAACTCGGGGATCAACTAGGTGCATTTGAACATTTGATTTCTCCCAGCATGGTGGGACATCTTTTCCAGTCCAAAATTAaatagttttcattttaatatctcTCTGTGTGGAGTCTAAAAATTGTCATGTTTGTTTAGTGAAGCTTGATGCCCCAGCAGATGGTGCCGGGCTCTGCTGGGCTCTGATAGTCACAATTCACGCATCAATAAATGTCCGAGCGCATCGAGGAACACAGCAGTGGCCGACGCTGCCAAACACACGGGACACAACGGTGCTCAGACCTTTATgtcatttacagtcagtagttacagggacagtccccctggagacactcagggttaagtgtcttgctcagcgaaacaatggtagtaagtggggtttgaacctgtgactttgtggactCCTGGTTCGTAGACACTAGGCTACAAACACCCCTAGACGTAAACAGTGCTCAAAAATTCCCGTAGATCTCAGAACATAAGTGTCTCAGCGGGTTTTTCCTTCACTGAGCGTTCCAGCAGCTTCTGGTCAAATTGTGCAGAGCACTTCAGCATTCCAGTGGATTTCACCTCATCTTCATGGCACTCTAGTTCAGTGGGTTTCCTTTCAGTATTTAAGATTTCCGCAAGGTTTTGCTGGACCTCCAAGTCAATGAGTTTCACAGCAGAGGGTGAAATCCCAAGGTAAGTGAAAGCAGGTCCGTTTAGGTTAACAAATTAATGATATGTTTGCATTTTGGTTGTCCTGTTCAGGTGCTGTCTTTAGGTGAAGACGTGCTCCCTGAATACAAGCTGCAGAGAGCCGACGCCCATACCTGGATCATGCTGCACTACAGTCCCTTCAAAGCCATGTGGGACTGGCTGATCCTGCTGCTGGTGCTCTACACGGCCGTGTTCACACCTTACTCGGCTGCGTTCTTACTGGACGAGCGGGAGAACCCCACCTGCGGCTACGCCTGCAACCCGCTCAGCGCGGTGGACGTGGTGGTGGACGTGCTCTTCATCGTGGACATCATCATCAACCTCCGCACAACCTATGTCAACCACAACGACGAGGTGGTGACGCAGCCCAGGCGCATCGCTGTGCACTACATCAAGGGTTGGTTCATCATTGACCTGGTGGCGGCCTTCCCCTTTGACCTGCTCATCTCCAGTTCTGGTTCAGACGAGGTGAGGAGCAAAGAATCTAGGGCCTAGAATGCAGGAtgtttaaatagatttttattcaCTATTTTCTATAATCTCCATGCCATCATCTCAGACAACAACGACACTCATTGGCCTTCTGAAGACAGCCCGGCTGCTGCGATTGGTCCGTGTGGCCAGGAAACTGGACCGTTATTCTGAATACGGGGCAGCGGTGCTTTTTCTGCTTATGTGCACGTTTGTCCTCATTGCCCATTGGCTCGCTTGCATCTGGTATGCCATTGGATACGTGGAGAGGCCGTACATGAAGACAGGCTGGCTGGACAACCTGGCCGACCAGCTGGGGAAGCAATATAATGACAGCGATGCCAGCTCAGGCCCATCCATCAAGGACAAGTACGTCACAGCCCTCTACTTCACCTTCAGCAGCCTCACCAGTGTGGGGTTCGGCAACGTCTCCCCGAACACCAACTCCGAGAAGATGTTCT
Coding sequences within it:
- the taco1 gene encoding translational activator of cytochrome c oxidase 1 — encoded protein: MMACLGRVLVPSLRTALSPRVAQRSVHLCPALCAGHNKWSKVKDIKIPKDAARARVIAKLTMMIRIAVKEGGPNPDFNLNLAHLIEQCRSKSFPKATIEAAIKGAEKSKAAAQFVYEGRGPGGFVMLIEVLTDNNTRSHQEIKRILSKHSAMLCDGARHSFSRKGVVVATKDGISLEQALEMAIEAGAEDVQESEDEEERATLQFICDMSDIRGVRAILDKLGVSTVSAGPEFVSNTRAPLHEDQLKAASNLLEALNDCQDVVRVWDNIEATS